The Coffea arabica cultivar ET-39 chromosome 3c, Coffea Arabica ET-39 HiFi, whole genome shotgun sequence genome contains a region encoding:
- the LOC113734868 gene encoding uncharacterized protein encodes MGQAIRRAAGRIGSTKVDTTPSQLKESVEVRPPPDKFKVDNAGSASTGSMPKVNSENVLEERDPQYDSMLGHMVGRIRTKPGGKLEMGEAFVAEKYDRPLPKVRNTTPESGRYEERPALPGTLNVAQLRHIMLLYQGKADDHNGPMSITQIAERFRIDVAQVEKILQFVSLPPDDSSRKKNDQY; translated from the exons ATGGGTCAGGCAATTCGTCGAGCAGCTGGAAGAATTGGGAGTACGAAAGTCGATACGACGCCATCACAGCTGAAAGAATCTGTTGAAGTGAGGCCGCCGCCGGATAAGTTCAAGGTCGACAATGCCGGTTCCGCCTCCACCG GGAGCATGCCAAAAGTTAATTCTGAGAATGTTCTTGAAGAGCGAGATCCTCAATATGATTCCATGCTTGGTCATATGGTTGGGAGGATTCGAACTAAGCCTGGAGGGAAACTTGAGATGGGTGAG GCATTTGTAGCGGAGAAATACGATAGGCCTTTACCAAAAGTAAGGAACACAACACCCGAGTCTGGCAGATATGAGGAAAGGCCTGCTCTTCCAGGAACCTTAAATGTGGCACAGCTGCGCCACATAATGCTTCTTTATCAAGGCAAGGCTGATGACCACAATGGACCTATGAGCATCACACAAATTGCTGAGCGGTTCCGGATTGATGTTGCACAGGTCGAGAAGATCCTGCAGTTTGTATCACTTCCTCCAGACGACAGTAGTAGAAAGAAAAATGATCAGTACTGA
- the LOC140037496 gene encoding uncharacterized protein, translated as MACGDTANVDLDLMDLYSRVKLRALTRKARGACSNIVVVKDDKSANAGLRKSSSRCRKRRFSVNLENSVPANAVAVENFKLTSLAEVTEEETETGKNYYQDVSNSYANAQAFDQLDLLLDEGTAVEMLAKLGQRRTEEHFNRFDFGDLVWGKIQSHPWWPGQIFNQALAITSVFSTKREGCLLVAFYGDYTYGWLRPEDLIPFEKHYAEKSKQSNAPLFSTAVKEAKKEIKRRAVLGLACHCRIPANFFPSKVRGYFEVNVSGYSSGVIYSAKQIQKAREDFQPDDALSFLKQLALSPTVKRQNLFWMKNLTRALAYQRARQDKFDKTFSEVFEVQQRSSESPAGMDNAPQAPLGSLLVAEVQEKRILTRAAGDNYLQKSDGILLPLCEVNVSWGCFSGQTSGDHEMEIGFERSICSVSEGTCYTQSEKQLRPQGAPDAGNISGRHENFSKKKITRLNRIKSLARIGANQKVLELQGGQIIAASSIKFEKDFEMETHFLGNYAEPTMLIITFPPQAMLPSISELKDKFACFGPMDESSLRICWKSSACQIGFLHKTNAEAAYRYAIQNRTLFSSEVNYHLRAFSLGASELYKSGETMNHHVEEAHEEIQSQTSLSSYIFSNETKPALRRLPVNPENILEGCQEEGSISPSAFPEHFSVSAEDYSDTSQNTLPLSSPSACPLISTAPSITEQIGINHHVDAIEKKPCQFDTMKNHKHQGTTSANSPHQLINLLTSCSKILGDFMPSSESMAYT; from the exons ATGGCTTGTGGAGATACTGCAAATGTTGATCTTGATTTGATGGATTTGTATAGTAGAGTTAAGCTTAGAGCTTTGACTCGCAAAGCCCGTGGTGCTTGCAGCAACATTGTGGTTGTTAAAGATGATAAATCAGCAAATGCTGGATTAAGGAAATCCAGTTCTCGTTGTCGTAAGCGCCGGTTTTCTGTAAATCTGGAGAACTCGGTACCGGCAAATGCTGTTGCAGTGGAAAATTTCAAGTTGACATCCTTAGCTGAAGTTACAGAAGAAGAAACAGAAACAGGGAAAAATTACTACCAGGATGTCAGCAACTCGTATGCCAATGCTCAAGCCTTTGATCAGTTGGATCTTTTGTTGGATGAAGGAACGGCAGTTGAGATGCTTGCAAAATTAGGACAACGAAGAACTGAAGAGCATTTCAATCGATTTGATTTTGGAGATTTGGTTTGGGGAAAGATACAATCGCATCCATGGTGGCCAGGGCAAATTTTCAATCAAGCACTAGCAATTACTTCAGTTTTCAGTACTAAGAGGGAGGGATGTTTACTTGTTGCATTTTATGGAGACTACACCTATGGTTGGCTTCGTCCCGAGGACCTCATTCCCTTCGAAAAACACTATGCCGAGaaatcaaagcaatcaaatgcccCGTTGTTTTCGACTGCTGTCAAAGAGGCTAAGAAAGAGATCAAAAGAAGAGCTGTACTGGGCTTGGCTTGTCATTGCCGAATCCCTGCAAATTTCTTTCCCTCAAAAGTTAGAGGATATTTTGAAGTCAATGTCAGTGGCTATAGTTCTGGAGTTATATATTCAGCCAAACAGATTCAGAAGGCCAGGGAAGATTTCCAGCCAGATGACGCACTTTCATTTTTAAAGCAGTTGGCATTGAGTCCGACAGTTAAGCGGCAGAATCTTTTCTGGATGAAGAATTTAACCAGGGCTCTTGCTTATCAGAGAGCAAGACAGGACAAGTTTGATAAAACCTTTTCTGAGGTTTTTGAGGTGCAGCAGAGAAGCTCTGAATCTCCTGCAGGCATGGATAATGCTCCGCAAG CTCCACTGGGTAGTCTCCTAGTTGCTGAAGTCCAGGAAAAAAGAATATTGACACGGGCTGCTGGAGACAATTATCTGCAGAAGAGTGATGGTATTCTTCTACCCTTATGTGAGGTGAATGTATCTTGGGGCTGTTTCTCTGGCCAGACTTCTGGGGATCATGAAATGGAGATAGGATTTGAGAGATCTATATGTTCTGTTTCGGAAGGAACATGTTATACACAATCGGAGAAACAGCTCAGACCCCAGGGTGCTCCAGATGCTGGCAACATTTCTGGTCGCCATGAAAATTTCAGCAAGAAGAAAATAACAAGGCTGAACAGAATTAAGTCCTTGGCTAGGATTGGTGCTAATCAGAAGGTCTTGGAGCTCCAAGGTGGACAGATAATAGCAGCCTCTTcaatcaaatttgaaaaggatTTTGAAATGGAGACACATTTTCTCGGCAATTATGCTGAACCAACAATGCTAATTATTACTTTTCCTCCTCAAGCCATGCTGCCTTCAATTTCAGAGCTAAAGGATAAATTTGCATGTTTTGGTCCAATGGATGAATCTTCCCTCCGCATTTGTTGGAAATCTTCAGCATGCCAAATTGGTTTCCTGCATAAAACTAATGCAGAGGCAGCATATCGCTATGCAATCCAAAATAGAACACTTTTTAGCTCCGAGGTCAATTACCATCTACGAGCCTTTAGTTTAGGAGCCTCTGAGTTGTACAAATCAGGTGAAACAATGAATCATCATGTGGAAGAGGCACATGAGGAGATTCAATCACAGACATCTTTGAGCAGTTACATATTTTCTAATGAAACGAAGCCAGCACTCCGGCGGTTGCCCGTGAACCCTGAGAATATCTTGGAAGGCTGCCAGGAGGAGGGATCCATCAGCCCAAGTGCTTTTCCAGAACATTTTTCTGTAAGTGCTGAAGATTATTCTGATACATCCCAGAATACACTTCCTTTATCATCACCTTCTGCATGTCCTCTTATTTCCACCGCCCCATCTATTACTGAACAAATTGGGATAAATCACCATGTTGATGCCATTGAGAAGAAGCCTTGCCAATTTGACACAATGAAGAACCACAAGCATCAGGGCACCACCAGCGCCAACAGTCCCCATCAGTTGATTAATCTTTTAACAAGTTGCAGTAAAATTCTGGGCGACTTCATGCCCTCGTCTGAGTCAATGGCTTACACCTAG
- the LOC113733982 gene encoding mitochondrial thiamine diphosphate carrier 2 isoform X1, with product MEEPGQLKRALIDATAGAISGAVSRTVTSPLDVIKIRFQVQLEPTAQWALLRKDSYRPSKYTSMWQATKDIFREERLPGFWRGNVPALLMVMPYTAIQFTVLHKLKTLASGSSKSEDHIHLSPYLSYVSGALAGCAATVGSYPFDLLRTILASQGEPKVYPTMRTAFVSILQRHGFRGLYAGLTPTLIEIVPYAGLQFGTYDTFKRWTMGWNRYRSSDPNESDLFLSSFQLFLCGLAAGTCAKAVCHPLDVVKKRFQIEGLPRDLRYGARVEDRAYKNIFDALFRILQTEGWAGLYKGIVPSIVKAAPAGAVTFVAYEFTSDWLESVST from the exons ATGGAGGAGCCAGGGCAGCTGAAAAGGGCATTGATTGATGCCACGGCTGGGGCTATTTCGGGTGCTGTGTCGAGGACCGTTACTTCGCCTCTTGATGTTATTAAGATCAGATTTCAG GTTCAACTTGAGCCTACTGCTCAGTGGGCCTTGCTTCGCAAAGATTCTTATAGACCATCAAAATACACTAGTATGTGGCAAGCAACTAAGGACATCTTCAGAGAGGAACGTTTACCG GGGTTTTGGCGTGGAAATGTCCCAGCATTACTTATGGTTATGCCTTATACAGCAATACAATTTACAGTGTTACACAAATTGAAGACCTTGGCATCTGGTTCTTCAAAGTCAG AAGATCATATTCATTTAAGTCCTTATCTCTCATATGTCAGTGGGGCATTGGCAGGCTGTGcagctactgttggatcttatCCATTTGATCTTTTGAGGACCATTTTAGCTTCACAGGGAGAGCCAAAG GTGTATCCAACCATGAGGACTGCTTTTGTTAGTATACTCCAGCGTCATGGTTTCCGAGGACTCTATGCTGGATTGACACCTACACTTATTGAAATTGTTCCTTATGCGGGCCTTCAGTTTGGAACATATGATACGTTCAAGCGTTGGACGATG GGTTGGAACAGATACAGATCTTCTGATCCAAACGAATCAGACCTATTTCTTTCGAGCTTCCAGCTTTTCCTTTGTGGGCTAGCTGCTGGTACATGTGCTAAAGCTGTTTGTCATCCACTTGATGTGGTCAAGAAGAGGTTCCAG ATTGAAGGATTGCCAAGGGATCTTAGGTATGGAGCTCGAGTTGAGGATCGTGCatacaaaaatatttttgatgccCTCTTCCGGATTTTGCAGACAGAAGGCTGGGCAGGGCTTTACAAGGGAATTGTTCCGTCAATAGTCAAAGCTGCACCTGCTGGTGCTGTAACTTTTGTTGCTTATGAATTCACGTCAGACTGGTTGGAGTCTGTTTCAACTTGA
- the LOC113734153 gene encoding uncharacterized protein, with translation MVSLDSDENGHLSNEMMIDASLPSGDSIGCDLFREQEIFPRVGANYQVEVPILVQKSEYLSLVKNVANTENGPVELNWGLPIPVFMVSQDRAKENAKVSQSLEVFSTDDSNAVLDNGVPVGESCGAVLEDRRDQCIFPGCSIVPGCANGSWIDLEKKCFLLGLYIFEKNFVQLRRFIESKNMGDILSFYYGEFYRSHDYCRWSECRKMRGRRGVFGQKIFTGLRQQELLSRLFPRVSGKCKNALLEVSKTFVEGKMSLEEYVFSLKAMVGLSLLVEVVGIGKGKQDLTGMALEPVRSNHAIPMRPEIPTGKACSSLTSNEIVKFLTGDYRLSKARSSDLFWEAVWPRLLARGWHSEEPKDPGYAAGSKNSLVFLVPGIKKFSRRRLVKGNHYFDSVSDVLSKVASEPGLIELENEVDESKRKEEEYECSRKRKLEGDDMPNQRRRSYLQPRTPYRGSDGMKFTIVDTGLEDARKVKELRRLLREFSSEFNSGNSYDIIDDDSSEVSTEESDSPDMTLHNKGDNDTSNASNHLSNGEILPDRKDLQIHAPTCENHASCPDSKSIPMSDSLKRKQSFEDKWPHKEVTKDHLIQSPKEENVDDNVDDMNPAFKRARGLTACNHLETSNVLTNPAILPKSDSELSSRGSDVRDFAENVPPLVATPPDKLSLSNSSKGSPTESVEHDTVSCLVASDPQQSSQNPTLIDLNIPQVPVDFETGSLRTDATTENPVDHDELERAPDKVNPEHQANMNLQRRGTRVRPPTTRALEALAHGYLTVNRRRKGSEARSRENMRSRPSRRARGAGQGVAFQSVHQLNLGSVDPRSEPGSNSVDSTVQGGENVGKLQVQHAGNVTPIPGNVSVEGTSRNI, from the exons ATGGTTTCACTTGATTCAGATGAAAATGGTCATCTCAGCAATGAAATGATGATCGATGCCTCACTACCTTCCGGTGACTCCATAGGTTGTGATCTTTTCCGAGAGCAGGAAATTTTTCCCCGAGTTGGAGCCAATTATCAGGTTGAAGTTCCTATACTGGTTCAGAAGTCAGAGTACCTTTCTTTGGTGAAAAATGTGGCAAATACAGAAAATGGTCCTGTGGAACTTAATTGGGGATTACCAATTCCCGTATTTATGGTCAGTCAGGATCGTGCAAAAGAGAATGCGAAAGTTTCTCAAAGTCTAGAAGTTTTCAGCACTGATGATTCAAATGCTGTACTGGACAATGGGGTACCTGTAGGAGAATCATGTGGTGCAGTACTAGAGGACAGAAGGGACCAATGCATATTCCCGGGGTGCAGCATTGTCCCAGGTTGTGCAAATGGTTCATGGATTGATCTTGAGAAGAAATGTTTCCTCCTTGGGCTGTATATCTTTGAGAAGAATTTCGTTCAGCTTAGGAGGTTCATAGAAAGCAAAAACATGGGAGACATCTTGTCATTCTACTATGGGGAGTTCTATCGGTCACATGACTACTGCAGATGGTCTGAATGTAGAAAGATGAGAGGCAGAAGAGGTGTATTTGGTCAGAAAATTTTTACCGGACTGAGGCAACAGGAGTTGCTGTCTCGTTTATTTCCAAGGGTGTCTGGAAAATGCAAGAATGCCTTGTTGGAG GTTTCTAAGACATTCGTCGAAGGGAAAATGTCATTGGAAGAATATGTCTTCTCTTTGAAAGCTATGGTTGGATTGAGCTTGCTTGTGGAAGTGGTAGGCATTGGTAAGGGAAAACAAGACCTCACAGGCATGGCTTTGGAACCTGTAAGGTCAAATCATGCCATTCCTATGCGCCCAGAGATACCAACTGGAAAAGCGTGCTCCTCTCTCACATCCAATGAAATTGTTAAGTTTCTAACAGGAGATTATCGATTAAGCAAAGCACGGTCCAGTGATTTGTTTTGGGAAGCAGTTTGGCCCCGTCTTTTGGCAAGAGGATGGCATTCAGAGGAGCCAAAAGATCCTGGTTATGCCGCTGGTTCCAAGAATTCTTTGGTTTTTCTTGTGCCTGGTATTAAGAAGTTTTCCAGAAGAAGACTAGTGAAAGGGAACCACTATTTTGATTCTGTCAGTGATGTCTTGAGTAAAGTTGCATCAGAACCTGGGTTAATTGAGCTTGAAAATGAAGTGGATGAAAGTAAGaggaaagaagaagaatatgAATGCAGCAGGAAGAGAAAGTTGGAAGGGGATGACATGCCTAATCAAAGGCGCCGCTCTTACCTTCAACCTCGCACTCCATATCGCGGTAGTGATGGCATGAAGTTTACAATTGTAGATACAGGCCTGGAGGATGCTCGTAAAGTAAAGGAACTGAGACGCCTGCTGCGTGAGTTTTCCAGTGAATTCAACTCTGGAAATTCCTACGATATCATTGATGATGATTCTTCGGAGGTCTCAACCGAGGAATCGGACTCTCCGGATATGACATTACACAATAAAGGTGACAATGATACTTCTAATGCCTCAAATCATCTATCAAATGGAGAGATACTTCCTGATAGAAAAGATCTTCAAATTCATGCTCCAACTTGCGAGAATCATGCCTCTTGTCCTGATTCAAAAAGTATTCCAATGAGTGATTCCTTGAAAAGGAAACAGTCCTTTGAAGATAAATGGCCACATAAAGAAGTGACAAAAGACCACTTGATCCAGAGCCCTAAAGAAGAAAATGTAGATGATAATGTAGATGACATGAACCCTGCATTCAAACGGGCTCGGGGATTAACTGCCTGTAACCACCTGGAAACAAGCAATGTCTTGACAAACCCAGCAATTCTTCCTAAGTCAGATTCAGAATTGTCTAGTCGCGGCTCTGATGTTCGTGATTTTGCAGAGAATGTTCCTCCTCTAGTGGCTACCCCCCCAGATAAGTTGTCTTTGAGTAATTCATCAAAAGGCAGCCCTACTGAGAGTGTTGAACATGATACTGTTAGCTGCCTTGTTGCTTCAGACCCCCAACAGAGCTCTCAGAACCCAACACTCATTGATCTTAATATACCTCAAGTCCCTGTAGATTTTGAAACTGGCAGCTTGAGGACAGATGCAACAACCGAGAACCCAGTGGACCATGATGAACTTGAAAGGGCCCCAGATAAGGTTAATCCTGAGCATCAGGCTAACATGAACCTACAGAGGCGAGGTACGAGAGTCAGGCCACCAACTACAAGAGCACTTGAAGCTCTAGCACATGGCTACCTGACAGTGAACCGGAGGCGGAAGGGTAGTGAAGCCAGATCACGAGAGAACATGAGATCGCGACCTTCACGACGTGCTCGTGGTGCAGGGCAGGGAGTGGCATTCCAATCAGTTCATCAGCTAAATTTGGGAAGTGTGGATCCTAGGTCTGAGCCTGGCAGCAATTCTGTGGATTCCACAGTTCAAGGAGGTGAAAATGTTGGCAAACTTCAGGTGCAACACGCGGGAAATGTAACACCAATACCAGGCAATGTATCTGTTGAAGGGACCTCCAGAAACATTTAG
- the LOC113735332 gene encoding acyltransferase GLAUCE has product MVNKETNVIWLTEKDVVKEEPVSLFSSVKNSLPVETIFLSNIDQALVFPVETIFFFEDPSNVKNPSSTLNAAERVKEAVQVLLGPYYFMAGRLNFNQETKRVELLCNNAGVLFVSATSKLTLKELGDLSQPNPTFHHLIHRPGLYKGLLETAIFTIQVTRFGCGGLSLGFTTNHAILDGKSASDMFHNLASICRGEGLKVEAINNDRSCIRARTPPQISYPHNEYVKLAKTSSLPSSFTTQDRIHPSPLIFSDIYVHKLFSFTPDMLMSLKEKAMTKCSTFEAIVAHIWRARTKAIFEKDEDDEFSTVLFAVDIRPKLSPPLPNDFAGNAVVTAFATAKVKDLVEMPLPFGVGKIKEAIERVTNDYIRSVIDWLEVNKGIPARCDGSFYVSAWWKLRFRELDFGFGRTVHGGPIVSGNDEFVLLLSNESSGGNGDGINVWMGLEKEIMQKFVSCVFEI; this is encoded by the exons ATGGTCAATAAGGAGACCAATGTAATTTGGTTGACTGAAAAAGACGTAGTCAAGGAAGAGCCAGTTTCACTATTCTCCTCGGTAAAGAATTCTTTACCAGTAGAAACCATATTCCTGTCAAACATTGACCAAGCTCTAGTATTTCCGGTGGAAACCATCTTCTTCTTTGAGGATCCTTCAAACGTTAAGAACCCTTCAAGTACACTTAATGCTGCTGAAAGAGTTAAAGAAGCCGTACAAGTACTTTTGGGTCCATATTATTTCATGGCTGGGAGGCTAAacttcaatcaagaaaccaagAGAGTGGAGCTTTTATGCAATAATGCTGGAGTCTTGTTTGTGAGTGCAACATCTAAACTTACACTGAAAGAGCTTGGGGATCTTTCGCAGCCAAATCCAACATTCCATCATTTGATTCATCGCCCTGGTCTATATAAAGGCCTTCTTGAAACAGCAATATTCACAATCCAG GTGACAAGATTTGGTTGTGGTGGTTTGTCGCTTGGATTCACCACGAATCATGCTATTCTTGATGGAAAATCAGCAAGTGATATGTTTCACAATCTAGCTTCTATATGTAGAGGTGAAGGTCTGAAGGTAGAAGCAATCAACAATGATAGATCGTGCATTCGAGCAAGAACTCCTCCGCAGATCAGTTATCCGCACAATGAATATGTGAAGTTGGCTAAGACTTCATCTCTTCCCTCATCATTCACCACACAGGACAGAATACATCCTTCTCCGCTTATTTTCTCTGATATATATGTTCACAAGCTCTTCTCTTTTACTCCTGATATGTTAATGTCACTCAAAGAAAAAGCCATGACTAAATGCTCAACTTTTGAAGCTATTGTAGCTCATATTTGGAGAGCAAGAACAAAGGCAATCTTTGAAAAGGATGAAGACGATGAGTTTTCAACTGTTCTCTTTGCTGTGGACATTAGGcccaaactttcaccaccatTGCCAAATGACTTTGCTGGAAATGCAGTTGTCACAGCATTTGCTACTGCAAAAGTGAAAGATTTGGTTGAAATGCCACTGCCCTTTGGTGTTGGGAAGATAAAGGAAGCAATAGAAAGGGTGACAAACGATTATATAAGGTCTGTCATAGATTGGTTGGAGGTAAATAAAGGTATTCCTGCAAGATGTGATGGGAGCTTTTATGTATCAGCTTGGTGGAAATTGCGTTTTAGAGAGCTTGATTTTGGCTTTGGGAGGACTGTTCATGGTGGTCCAATTGTGAGTGGGAATGATGAGTTTGTCCTGCTTTTATCTAATGAAAGTAGTGGAGGAAATGGCGATGGGATTAATGTTTGGATGGGCCTTGAAAAGGAGATTATGCAGAAGTTTGTGTCTTGTGTCTTTGAGATTTAA
- the LOC113733982 gene encoding mitochondrial thiamine diphosphate carrier 2 isoform X2, with amino-acid sequence MEEPGQLKRALIDATAGAISGAVSRTVTSPLDVIKIRFQVQLEPTAQWALLRKDSYRPSKYTSMWQATKDIFREERLPGFWRGNVPALLMVMPYTAIQFTVLHKLKTLASGSSKSGCAATVGSYPFDLLRTILASQGEPKVYPTMRTAFVSILQRHGFRGLYAGLTPTLIEIVPYAGLQFGTYDTFKRWTMGWNRYRSSDPNESDLFLSSFQLFLCGLAAGTCAKAVCHPLDVVKKRFQIEGLPRDLRYGARVEDRAYKNIFDALFRILQTEGWAGLYKGIVPSIVKAAPAGAVTFVAYEFTSDWLESVST; translated from the exons ATGGAGGAGCCAGGGCAGCTGAAAAGGGCATTGATTGATGCCACGGCTGGGGCTATTTCGGGTGCTGTGTCGAGGACCGTTACTTCGCCTCTTGATGTTATTAAGATCAGATTTCAG GTTCAACTTGAGCCTACTGCTCAGTGGGCCTTGCTTCGCAAAGATTCTTATAGACCATCAAAATACACTAGTATGTGGCAAGCAACTAAGGACATCTTCAGAGAGGAACGTTTACCG GGGTTTTGGCGTGGAAATGTCCCAGCATTACTTATGGTTATGCCTTATACAGCAATACAATTTACAGTGTTACACAAATTGAAGACCTTGGCATCTGGTTCTTCAAAGTCAG GCTGTGcagctactgttggatcttatCCATTTGATCTTTTGAGGACCATTTTAGCTTCACAGGGAGAGCCAAAG GTGTATCCAACCATGAGGACTGCTTTTGTTAGTATACTCCAGCGTCATGGTTTCCGAGGACTCTATGCTGGATTGACACCTACACTTATTGAAATTGTTCCTTATGCGGGCCTTCAGTTTGGAACATATGATACGTTCAAGCGTTGGACGATG GGTTGGAACAGATACAGATCTTCTGATCCAAACGAATCAGACCTATTTCTTTCGAGCTTCCAGCTTTTCCTTTGTGGGCTAGCTGCTGGTACATGTGCTAAAGCTGTTTGTCATCCACTTGATGTGGTCAAGAAGAGGTTCCAG ATTGAAGGATTGCCAAGGGATCTTAGGTATGGAGCTCGAGTTGAGGATCGTGCatacaaaaatatttttgatgccCTCTTCCGGATTTTGCAGACAGAAGGCTGGGCAGGGCTTTACAAGGGAATTGTTCCGTCAATAGTCAAAGCTGCACCTGCTGGTGCTGTAACTTTTGTTGCTTATGAATTCACGTCAGACTGGTTGGAGTCTGTTTCAACTTGA
- the LOC113733980 gene encoding uncharacterized protein, which yields MEYQTLEINQLSAKDLNKVNLITKMDVYVVVSISGGGDKTKQKTKTPVDHDGDTSPSWNFPIKFTVDETAARQNRLTLVFQLRCERALGDKDIGEVHVPMKELLESAGGAAADGKQQFVSYQVRKPSGKPKGQLTFSYKFVDKISGPATFKADHASATAYPATVKADHAPATAYAATVKADHAPVTAYPAPVGTSSPYPPPSYYPPPAAAAQPYPPPKEGASSGYAPPPTGYPAPAAAGYPPPPPAGYGYGYPPPQPYGGYPPQPPSAGYGYPPPQGGYGYAPPVQQPPKKNNKFGMGLGAGLLGGALGGLLIGDAISDASAYDAGYDAGFSDGGFDF from the coding sequence ATGGAGTATCAAACGTTAGAGATCAATCAGTTATCTGCAAAGGATCTCAACAAAGTCAATCTCATAACCAAGATGGACGTTTATGTCGTCGTTTCAATCTCCGGCGGCGGCGACAAAACCAAGCAGAAGACTAAAACCCCAGTTGACCACGACGGCGACACTAGCCCATCCTGGAACTTTCCCATCAAGTTCACCGTCGATGAAACTGCGGCGCGCCAGAACCGGTTGACTCTCGTTTTCCAGCTCCGCTGTGAAAGGGCTCTCGGGGATAAAGATATCGGAGAAGTGCACGTTCCGATGAAAGAGCTTCTTGAATCTGCCGGCGGAGCAGCTGCTGACGGGAAGCAACAGTTTGTGAGCTATCAAGTGAGAAAACCCAGTGGGAAACCCAAAGGTCAGCTCACTTTTTCGTATAAATTTGTGGACAAAATTTCTGGGCCGGCGACTTTTAAGGCCGATCATGCGTCCGCGACGGCGTACCCGGCTACTGTTAAGGCCGATCATGCGCCGGCTACGGCGTACGCGGCTACTGTTAAGGCCGATCACGCGCCGGTGACGGCGTACCCTGCTCCGGTGGGAACGAGTTCACCGTATCCGCCGCCAAGTTATTATCCTCCTCCGGCTGCGGCTGCGCAACCTTATCCGCCACCTAAGGAAGGGGCATCATCAGGATATGCACCGCCACCAACGGGATATCCTGCACCCGCAGCTGCTGGGTATCCTCCGCCACCGCCTGCAGGATACGGGTATGGATACCCCCCTCCGCAGCCATACGGTGGGTACCCGCCGCAACCTCCATCAGCTGGATATGGATACCCGCCGCCTCAGGGCGGGTATGGATATGCTCCACCCGTTCAACAGCCGCCTAAGAAGAATAATAAGTTTGGTATGGGATTGGGAGCCGGGTTGTTGGGTGGAGCTCTGGGGGGATTGTTGATCGGAGATGCAATTTCGGATGCTTCGGCTTATGATGCTGGATACGACGCCGGATTTTCTGATGGTGGATTTGATTTCTGA